From the Triticum urartu cultivar G1812 chromosome 4, Tu2.1, whole genome shotgun sequence genome, the window catgtgctaccatgctcTTATCATCTAGAAAATATGAGGCAACAACTTTTAtgctttctcataatgcctaataggtatgttaaagtgtgcagcaaggcgcgaggcgaagatgcctcctaAGACAGGACCCTTCGTACGATTCAGATTTAACcttttagcaacaatagcgcctaaactaaaagtagcatcacgaaacaaagcatggcgcaaaataacaatatcagggcactaagatttccacagttcccgcgaccaattaagcatctactagcaaatattgcaaagtatcatagaacaggaaagtgtatgctggtgattcttgcatcggaaactttcctcgtttcccctacagcaatcatatcaataaatccctccacatcattacgatgtggttcctctatgctgccctcaaagggtatcctacacacccggcaaaaatcataaagcgacatctccttatgctcatcatataaataaaattccaccgaaggtggtgatctcccagcatggaaatgaaaattttgcacaaaaatattggtgaataagagatactgttcgcgctggtcgtggaggaagtcggtgaggcctgcattctcagccaaataatagaAGTCTTCATGaatcccggcttctctcaagaactcatcacaaggacATTCACACGGCTGAACCTCTACAGCACGAGgaagattatacttgggcttcttattttattcactttgcttatccttagagcttcggctcgatgagcccctcaagaatctcttcatctttttctgaaaatttctgaaatttttagtaacttaaaataaaagtgaaccaaactcaacaaaattgatagcaactactcctacaagtgcctagggattatatcatgcattaaaactacttttgaccacataaatttgacatgcaatctcaagaatagggtcacctaagcagcaaaaatttgcaataaataaagcactagaacaaaaactaattggaccattggaggagtcacataccgaagaacaatcccccaaagcagttttgtgaatggagctttgagcaaggagatcgaaaatggcagcaagatgagcaagcactcgggtttgagctggtggatgatttttttctggagcaagacgaagtgtgtgggtgcaaggataagtggaggggacccacatggggtccacgaggcagggggcgcgcccatgggggtagggcgcgccctccaccctatGGGCACACGGTGggtccccctgatgtgttctcagtgccaataattcttaaatattctggaaaaaatcatatttcatttttagggcatttggagaacttttatttttggggtattttttattgcaaggataattcagaaaatagacagaaaatactatttttgctttatttaatataaataacagaaagtaaaaagagggtacagaaggttgtgctttctagcttaatccatctcatgctcatcaaaaggaatccactaacaaggttgatcaagtcttgttaacaaactcattccaaatcgcatgaaaccggagaaatttcgaataacactaggttacctcaactgggatatgcacatccccaataataagaatatcatatttcttcttgacaataggaagaggaaattcaaaacctccaatagtgattgttgaaaattttccaatcgaattgatactgtggacttgaggtcatttcctcgaaaagtgtactgtatgctcattaccatttacatgaaaagtgacattgcctttgttgcaatcaataacagcccctgtagtattcaaaaagggtctaccaaggataatcgacatactatcgtcctcgggaatatcaataataacaaagtccgttagaatagtaacgtttgcaagcacaacaggcacatcctcacatataccgacaggtatagtagttgatttatcggccatttgcaaagatatttcagtaggtatcaacttattcaaatcaagtctacgatataaagagagaggcataacactaacaccggctccaagatcacataaagcagttttaacatagtttcttttaatggagcatggtatagttggtactcctggatctccaagtttctttggtattccatccttaaaagtataattagcaagcatggtggaaatttcagctttcggtatctttcttttattagtaacaatatctttcatgtatttaacataagggttcattttaagcatatcagtcaaacgcatacgcaaaaagataggtccaatcatttcagcaaagctctcaaaatcctcatcatcctttttcttggatggtttaggaggaaaaggcatgggtttctgaacccatggttctctttctttaccgtgcttcctagcaacaaagtctctcttatcataaccttgattctttgattgtgggttatcaagatcaacaacaagttcaatctctacatcattatcattgctaggttgagcatcaacatgaacatcatcattaacattatcactaggttcatgttcattaacagattgtgtttcagcattagaaatagaaatatcattggcaTTCTCaagtgtgtcaacaacaggttcactaggagcatgcaaagtcctatcatttttctttttcttcttcttagaagaactaggtgcatcaacattagttctttgagaatcttgctcaattctcttagggtggccctcaggatacaacggttcctgagtcattttaccccctctagtcataactctaacagcattatcatttttcttattatttaattcattgagcaaatcattctgagccttaagtacttgttctacttgagtggtaaccatagaagcatgtttactaataattttatgttcacctttaactctagatgtataatcactcaagtgttcaagcatatcagcattacgtttcaattgtctaccaacataagcattgaagttttcttgtttaataataaaattatcaaactcatatAAGCATTGGCAAGCGGACTTATAacaaggaatatcaccttcatcaaatctatagagagaatttacctttactacctgtgtcgggttatcaagaccatgtatttcttcaataggtggtaaattcttaacatcttcagctttaatacctttttatttcatagatttctttgcctcttgcatatcttcaggactgagaaatagaatacccattttcttcggagttggcttaggagttggttcaggaagtgtccaatcattttcattactcaacatattattcaatagcaattcagcttgatcaacagttctttccctgaaaacacaaccagcacaactatccaggtggtctctggaagcatcggttagtccattataaaagatatcaagtatttcatttttcttgagttgatgatcatgcaaagcattaagtaatcggagaagcctcccccaagcttgtgggagactctcttcttcaatttgcacaaaattatatatttcccttaaagcagcttgtttcttatgagcggggaaatatttagcagagaagtaataaatcatatcctggggactacgcacacaaccaggatcaagagaattaaaccatgttttagcatcgccctttaatgagaacggaaacaacttaaggataaaataatagcgagttttctcatcatgagtaaacagggtggctatatcatttaatttagtaagatgtgccacaacagttttagattcataggcatagaaaggatcagatttaACCAAAGTAATtcactcaggatcgacagagaaatcataatccttatcagtaataaagataggtgaagtagcaaaagaagggtcatatttcattctagcattcaaagacttttctttaagcttagctaataatttcttaagatcaggtctatcattgcaagctaagaagtctctagcagtttcttcatccataacataaccctcaggcacaacatgcaattcatatctaggtggagaatcttcatcatcaatttcatcaatattatcagtttcaataatttcaatcTCTCTTACCCTAGCAAGTtattcatcaagaaattcacctagtggcacagtattatcaagcgtagaaatagtttcatcataagtatcatgcaaagcagaagtggcatcatcaataacatgcgacatatcagaatgaatagcaggtgtgggtgtcacaagtttactcaaaacagaaggtgaatcaagtgcagagctagatggcagttccttacctcccctcgtagttgagggaaaatcttggttctttgatctttcaagttcttcatagtgactagtagatataaatccctagtgactcaaagaatagagctatgctccccggcaacagcgccagaaaatagtcttgataacccacaagtataggggatcgcaacagttttcgaggatagagtattcaacccaaatttattgattcgacacaaggggagccaaagaatattctcaagtattagcagctgagttgtcaattcaatcacacctggaaacttaatatctgcagcaaggtatttattagcaaactaatatgatagtagtggtaacagtggcaaaagtaatgatagcagttttggttttatagtgattgtaacagtagcaacgaaaaagtaaataagcgaagatcaatatatgaaaagctcgtaggcaatggatcggtgattgatgtctactacacaaccttcttcttgtagacgttgttgggcctccaagtgcagaggtttgtaggaaagtagcaaatttccctcaagtggatgagctaaggtttatcaatccgtgggaggcgtaggatgaagatggtctctctcaagcaaccctacaacaatataacaaagagtctcttgtgtccccaacacacccaatacaatattaaattgtataggtgcactagttcggcgaagagatggtgatacaagtgcaatatggatagtagataaaggtttttgtaatctgaaaatataaaaacagcaaggtaactaatggtaaaagtgagcataaacggtattgcaatgcgttgaaacaaggcctagggttcatactttcactagtgcaagttccctcaacaataataacataattggatcatataactatccctcaacatgcaacaaagagtcactccaaagtcactaatagcggagaacaaacaaagagattattgtagggtacgaaaccacctcaaagttattctttctgatcgatctattcaagagtccgtagtaaaataacacgaagctattctttccgttcaatctatcatagagttcgtactagaataacaccttaagacacaaatcaaccaaaaccctaatgtcacctagatactccaatgtcacctcaagtatctatgggtatgattatacgatatgcaccacacaatcttagattcatctattcaaccaacacaaagaacttcaaagagtgccccaaagtttctaccgaagagtcaagacgaaaacgtgtgccaacccctatgcataagttcatgaggtcacggaattcgcaagttgatcaccaaaacatgcatcaagtggatcacgtgatatcccattgtcaccatagataagcacatgaaagacatacatcaagtgtacTCAAATCCTTAAaaactcaatccgataagataacttcaaagggaaaactcaattcatcacaagagagtagagggggagaaacatcataatatccaactataatagcaaagctcgtgatacatcaagatcgttccacgtgaagaacacgagagagagagagatcaaacacatagctactggtacataccctcaaccccgagggtgaactactccctcctcgtcatggagagcaccgggatgatgaagatggccacaggagagggattcccccctccagcagggtgccggaacgggtctagatttgtttttggtggctacagaggcttctggcggctgaactcctgatctattgtgctccccgatgtttctagggtatatggatatatataggcgaaagaagtcggtcaggggggccacgaggcggccacgaggcagggggcacgcctaggggtagggtgcgcccccaccctcgtggtggcctcgggactcttctggcccacctccggtactccatgggcttcttctggtccaaaaatgatctccgtgaagtttcgggtcaattggactccgtttgattttccttttctgcgatagttaaaaacaaggaaaaaaacataaactggcactgggctctaggttaataggttagtcccaaaaatcatataaaatagcatattaatgcatataaaacatccaaggttgataatataatagcatggaacaatcaaaaattatagatacgttggagacgtatcagtgatggataattatgtcggatgcgattcctcatgcaatagttataacatagggtgacacagaactagctccagttcaccaatgtaatgtaggcatgtattccgaatatagtcatacgtgcttatggaaatgaacttgcatgacatcttttgtcctaccctcccgtggcagcggggtcctattggaaactaagggatattaaggcctccttttaatagagtaccggaccaaagcattaacacataatgaatacatgaactcctcaaactacggtcatcaccagtaagtatcccgattattgtcactttggggttaacggatcataacacataataggtgactatagaattgcaagataggatcaagaactcacatatattcatgaaacataataggtttagatctgaaatcatggcactcgggccctagtgacaagcattaagcatagcaaagtcatagcaacatcaatctcagaatatagtggatactagggatcaaaccctaacaaaactaactcgattacatgataaatctcatccaacccatcaccgttcagcaagcctacgatggaattactcacgcacggcggtgagcatcatgaaattggtgatggaggaaggttgatgatgacgatggcgacagattcccctctccggagccccgaacggactccagatcagccatcctgagagagtttagggcttggcggcggcttcatatcgtaaaacgcgataaatccttctctccgatttttttctccccgaacatgaatatatagagttggagttgagatCGGAAGagcaccaggggcccacgaggcagggggcgcgcccaggggggtaggcgcgcccccaccctcgtggatagggtgtgggcccctggccttgattcttttgccagtattttttatatatgttccaaaaataatctctgttgattttcaggtcattccgagaacttttatttctgcacaaaaataacaccatggcaattctgctgaaaacagcgtcagtccggattagttccattcaaatcatgcaagttagagtccaaaacaagggcaaaagtgtttgaaaaagtagatacgttggagacgtatcaaggaagAGGCTCCATTAGTCATTGATCACGTCGCCatagatgaggatgaggatgacgatAACACTGAACAGTATCTCAATACTGGCGCCTATGATGAGtactcagggtttgagcgtcatgagtcggtgcatGAATTGCTGCCTCCGGAGGCTAAACATATTATATACGAACTTCCAGTAGGAAAGAAGCATAGGAAGAGACGGAGGAAAGGCAACAAAGCTGCTTCTATGATCCAACTACCTCCGCAGCCTCGGGTTAAAGACCGTATACCTATCCCCGATGCAGCAAAATGGCATGTCGCCGGTGAACCAATCCTACCTAAGGCGGCATTGGAGGCCACACACGGCAATCTAAGGGGACTTCATGAGGATGTGATGCGGTGAGAGAAAAGCCTCATCGCCTCGGaaaatccaggatacccactctatgTGGTTAATGTGCCGCGGAAAAGCTCGTACATCCACTCATGCCGCGTGGACAAGTTCTTCCTTCGATTCGATTACATCttcgacatgtttcacttgaagaagctggattttacgtttgtccgcctttatgccttgtacatgaactacatcatcgggatTGAGCAGATACCTTATATGTGTGTCGTTGACCCGTACTACACGCACGATGGCTTCTTGGCAGGTTGCGCAGAGCACCGTGAATACGCAAGGGACTACATCGTCGAATTCATGGTCGctaataaggacaaggaggcgattcttgtgccttatcatcccatgtaagtcatccgcgcggatatccttccttcgatttcaatcattcatttgcatagtggaggctaattaatttgaggtgtacttattttgcgtaGCGGCGGgtgcgccgtcctcatcatcctttacccccgatactcccaggctctttacttggactcgtcgaagaacatgaacaaaaaggattacacccacatcaagtctgttctcgacagtgctatgttttactacggcgtacggggtggagaggtcaaggacaagaagaaaaGGGACGGCAGGCCCGcattcggccataagaccgacttctactgcatccagcaaccgagtgattctcttagtgatggattctatgtcctataccacatgctggagtacagacgggatcatcAGGACCTTTGCATGTCACCTaaatccggcgatgcccatattctgcaatgggcaaagaacGTAGGAGATATCCCAGATCATCGACTTCAAgctgagttctatcacatccagcATGAACTTTCCCAagtcatcatgaaggaggtcctCGACAAAACAGGTCTGTTCTACGAGGAAGGGCAAATGTCGTGGGAAGAAGTCCGAACACGCGTAGCCGCTCAACGTCTCgacatgaagcctttcactaagctcggggactatctccctgacttggatggatggaacgacatgttggagtgattgtcgatatatgacaatgtgtccgtttagtccatactttctggatgacgaaactttgagttatgcacgacgaaactttatttatgatgtaattaaaccgtcctcctcaactagcgaagatcactctggttagggcattttgggtacgatgaactttgttatttatgcttatgatacgttgcttctatttttgccaagtctgtctctttttGTTGCTCAACTAtgtatgttgcatatcatcgactcatgtgacgatgcaggtgcatagatcatcgatggcgaagaagtgcaacgccaggagtatacgacgagtggccggagtgtcaggccccaggtgtaccggttttcggtttccgagcgacagccagtagttagtttaggttcacgctaatgcgagagagggatacgaattcatgtactgcatagtttcactctcactcatagtgatagctcttctttcgtatatcattgtttagatggatgatgatgtagttgcaagtaatcgagacttgtatcgctattttcgagatgatgacgagagaccattttgtgttggatgatgattatgatgatgacatgatttgatgctatggttacatttgtatgtgtgtgatatgctaaagattcttgtataaagcctgttcaaatacaaaacaaatatgcagaaaaaaatagcagtagcgagtggagaaaagttagcggTAGCGTGCCACTAGCAGCAGCGCGGTCTAATAAAAAGCGCtagagctattagcagtagcgtgCTTCCATACTGTTCGCTGCTGCTACGTTTGTATAGCAATAGCGCGGGCAGACACGTCCCTGCGCTGCTGCTACAggttagctgtagcgccgtatcagtagcgcgggaccctgcgctactgctatacctaAAACCCGCACTGTTGTTAGGCTTTTTCTTAGTAATGCATGTGACCTCGACAGATTGATGTATGCCCCTATCATAAAGAAAATTACGTACTTGATGTCACTCCATGAAAAATGTACTACTCATGTAGTCTCGTACGAGTAGTAAGAACAAGGTTAGCGATTGCCTAGCAAATTTTGCCTGGAACTACTCTGCGCCGACACTCGGTGAACGATTTTCAGACGACACCTGATCCAGCGGCCGTGTGACACTTGCTCCTCACCATGCATGGTTGGATGAATAGCATCGTCTCAAAATCGGCCGGACAGTGTCATCTTTATAGCGGCGCTCAATTTTGCCAGATGGCAGAACCATGGCTTGGTTTTTAGTCTCCTGGTGCACTTGAGTTAGCTCCAACAGATTTTAATAACATTGTGATTGAGTAATTGTGATTGAGTAATACAGAGTTTTCATCCGGAAAAAAAAGTGATATATGTGTTCTTGCTGGTCCAAATCCGCATGATCTCGCAAAAGACGGCAAGTACAGGTTGATCATACGCCCTGCACACAAGCTGTGAACGTCGGCGATCCATTTCCGATCGGATGTGTGCGGTTGCGTATTTGGTGGATGCATTATTTTTAATATAAAAACTAAATGTTACTAAAATTTAACCAGCAAGCACCAGTGGTCTAGTGGTAGAATAGTACCCTGCCACGGTACAGACCCGGGTTCGATTCCCGGCTGGTGCAAGTTTTTTTTTGGTTGAATCATCCTCTTGTGCACGTCGATGCCGATTGGCCACTGCCCTACTGCGCATCGAGCTTCACACAGAAACCATATGAGCTGCAAAACCGAATTATGAATCCCCATTTACAAGCATCTTCCTCTTACAGCAGGTAGTGTAAGCACATGATCAATTATTTCGGTAGAATAATCATCTCGGCGAGCGCGCGACTAGAATCTAGAACTCGTCGACGGTGATGGCGCCTCTGACGACCTCGTATGCCTCGCGGCTGCGCGACTTCTTGATGCCTACGGCGAAGTAGACCTTTGCGGCGTCGGCCTTGACGGCGGTGACCCTGGCCCAGACGAGCACCTTGGCTTTGAGGCCCTCCACCCCCGTCAGGCTGCCCTTGTCCAGCGTGCCGGTCACCGTGGTGTCGAAACGCAGCTCGGAGCCGTCCCTGTAGCCGACCTCGCAGACCGCCGGGATGTGCACCGTCAGCCGCCGCGTCTCCGGCTCGAACTCGTAGTTGGTGGCCTCCCGCGGGAACAACCCCGCCGGAAGGTCGTGCTCCTGGAGCAGCTCCGCCAGCGGCTTCTGCATCTTACCCTTGAGCTTGTTTACCAGCCATTTTGCTCCGTCCCCGACACTGGTTGAGAGCGACTGCACCACCAATAGATCATCAGCCAGAGGAATACATCGAATCATAGATCTTAATTATCAGAGTCGGATTTCAAATTTGTTATAGCGAGCTTGAACGTCGAACCAAAAGTATCACATGGCGGTCCAGCCAGGATCGATCTAAAACCAGAAGGAAAACATGCTAGCGAGAACAGAAACAATACCATGACCAAACAATAATCAGGGGAAATATGGTGCGACAACAGAACAGAACAGAAGATTGATGAGACGGTGTCTCATGCACGGACCTCGATGTCGTCACCGGCCGACGACATCTCTTTGTTGGCCCTCTGCCccagccagtaggagcccatctTGTTCATGATCTCATCCATGGCTCTCCCAGCAAGCAAGCGCTTATCCCTCTTTCTCTCTCTGTACTCTGCTCCCTCTATGATATTTCTTGCTCTGTTTCTTGGTTTCTTGGGATACCATGCGTTCGCAGGAGGAGGGAATTGTGGGGAGCCTCGTCGTTGGCCAGGACAGGATCAAGGCAAGACGAGGAGAAAGAAAGTGGCGATCCATTACCGCGTGAAAGAGACGGGTCTCGTATGGCTTGGTCGTTGAGACGGCTGCGCGTGTTGAAAAACGCCGGCTGTTGATGACATGTGTGACTTGGGAGGTTGGGTCACCTCGCATTCCAGAAACCTCCGGGATGGCGGTAAGGGAACGGTTGTATGTGGTACTAATGGGTCCTCATTCTCTATGGAAGATTGTTTGGGAGCAATGTGTGTCGCCCAGAGTTGTTTTTAAAGAAAGAGAACCCCGCCCTTTGCATATAGGCGATGCATGTAgtcattttattaattattcacaaacACCTTATAAAGAAATACAACAGTAAATCTAAATTCATCGTCTatcattttattaattattcacaaagaccTTATAAAGAAATACAACAGTAAGTCTAAATCCATCCTCTAGACAACAACTGTCGCTACTCCTATTCAGTTGATACAGGGATGCTGATAGTAtgagcctaataccaaacagacctcgcagccaaacctaatATCTAAGACCTAAGGCCACAACCAAGCCACTTGCCGGGTATAGGGCACACACTGGTCCGGCGCGCTCtcagaggccgccgccgccaactgccACCAGTCCATCTTTAGAGCTGAACTGACGCATCAACCTTGCCCGGTCTAGCTaccgtcgacgccaccacggtGCCAAACGGCACCACCTCCCTGCGCGCGAACTGTTGGGCACGTCGCAGTCGCCGCCGATACACCTTAGCATCATGCCACCAAGTATCACCAGCCGACATAGCTTGAAGTCTTTGGAAGATTtgtcgtgcgtagcacctgccgaACAGGCATGACAAAGCACCTGCCGGCCAGACATGATTTGACATTTTCACCGAAGCTACATGCAAGacgaagccgctccacctcctgcctctAATTTCCAGCGCTGCTCCACAAACGATGCTCCCAAGAGAGAAACGACACCGCAATGTTATCATCGTCCGATCTGGAAGACCAGATCCTACGGTTTCCCCCGGAGCAGTACGAGTGGGTCGACAGTAATTACATGACGATGCCTTCATCAGGGTAACGACGCAGAACGCCGCCGTTGGATCATCGGCAACTACGTCTCCCCTACTCGCAGCCGGTACTAGATGACGGATCCCGAGATCCGAACACCCAGCCTCAGGCGGACCACCTctgacggaagagataaccaccGCCGTCGGCTGCACCGGTCAGAACAGATCTGATCGGAGGTGCCACCGACGAGACCACCAGGCCTCCACGCCGCCATCGCCGATCTGAAGGCAGCATGCACGCCACCGCAGCCAAGTCGGCTGCCGCCGACCACACCCGTCGCCGCCTTCCGAAGGGCCAGCCGTTGCACCCGCAACCCTGGCCGCCACCTGTGACTAGGCCGCCCGCCACGCCAAGCCATCATCGTCCGAGGACGGGTCGGCCTCCCGCCGCCTGCCGCGGCCATCCGTCGCGCCACAGATCACAGATCGGCCGCGCCACCACACGCCTTGGGGTCCGCCCCATCCTGGAGTCGCGAGAGAGAGGAGATCCCCCGCCACCGCCATAGACCCTCGGGCTTAGTGTAAGGGCATATTTCTCCTATGTGGTTTTGATGATTGATGACAGTGCagttgcggactaatcgtgtgcattgagcatttcgGAT encodes:
- the LOC125553923 gene encoding uncharacterized protein At5g01610-like, with translation MDEIMNKMGSYWLGQRANKEMSSAGDDIESLSTSVGDGAKWLVNKLKGKMQKPLAELLQEHDLPAGLFPREATNYEFEPETRRLTVHIPAVCEVGYRDGSELRFDTTVTGTLDKGSLTGVEGLKAKVLVWARVTAVKADAAKVYFAVGIKKSRSREAYEVVRGAITVDEF